A DNA window from Solanum lycopersicum chromosome 3, SLM_r2.1 contains the following coding sequences:
- the LOC101267500 gene encoding uncharacterized protein isoform X2, translated as MYGELNVWLEKFEERMFGELNVRLEKIEERMFGELNVRLDKFDEQILELKKCIKFSRDHDKGEKIIEAAMNPSSNSHENSSMHQLEQVKQRREPTLATYSRKRNKKKDVISLTEDASADAPIVGYVPTEKATIDVIEHNNVRISIVDDVATEEDMIAKDNNNSSIVDVVSTEETEMNMELAVSCEFCVTGYHKEMPLAVLMGKKRLHTISSMNH; from the exons ATGTATGGAGAATTGAATGTCTGGCTGGAAAAATTTGAAGAGAGAATGTTTGGAGAATTGAATGTCAGGCtggaaaaaattgaagaaagaaTGTTTGGAGAATTGAATGTCAGGTTGGATAAATTTGATGAACAAATTTTAGAGTTGAAAAAATGCATTAAATTTTCTAGGGATCAtgataaaggagaaaaaattatCGAAGCTGCCATGAATCCTTCCTCTAATAGCCATGAAAACTCATCAATGCATCAG CTGGAGCAAGTTAAACAGCGCAGAGAACCCACACTCGCTACTTATAGTCGCAAACGCAATAAAAAGAAGGATGTTATTTCACTGACTGAAGATGCTAGTGCTGATGCACCAATTGTAGGTTATGTTCCCACAGAGAAAGCAACAATAGACGTGATTGAACATAACAATGTTCGCATTTCGATTGTGGATGATGTTGCTACCGAGGAAGACATGATTGCGAAAGACAATAATAACTCTTCAATTGTAGATGTTGTTTCCACAGAGGAAACCGAGATGAACATGGAATTAGCAGTGAGCTGTGAATTTTGTGTGACTGGTTATCATAAGGAGATGCCCTTGGCTGTGCTAATGGGGAAAAAGAGACTACACACAATTTCATCAATGAATCATTAG
- the LOC101267500 gene encoding F-box protein At5g49610-like isoform X1 has translation MKEIWFPSSDMLYEVLPLSTKDLLKLKCVSKGWQCLMSDRSFIQGQLKKMEPLTGFFYQGRYQWCDENYDWISFIPIERVTTDIYIDVLDFLPERIVIQDSSYGLICCRSSFPCDVPVIYVCNLLNKEWKELQWPNPSRESCITLVFDPFKNPIDAFTKFKVVIVSQDETSTEGDGCFSFNIYSSETGEWRISREICLCNHNMQKKGCICVTGILCWLTDGDEILMFDPENEISWLIMVPLPTTQFNLTPEMCIGEAEGKLHYALISEHGLQLWVLKDHFTSQWDLTFTISLELLEKENDKYLFKIAEKLARDYNSAYPWIGTLAFKNNILLMRVAADIYLYQFDTMKMRHLCSLSALAPKPFFSATVVPYTMSLVPLA, from the coding sequence ATGAAGGAAATTTGGTTTCCAAGCAGTGACATGCTATATGAAGTACTACCATTGTCTACTAAGGATTTGCTGAAATTGAAGTGTGTCTCAAAGGGATGGCAATGTCTTATGTCTGACCGCAGTTTCATTCAAGGGCAGTTGAAAAAGATGGAACCTCTCACGGGTTTCTTCTATCAGGGTAGGTACCAGTGGTGTGATGAAAATTATGACTGGATCAGCTTCATACCTATAGAAAGAGTTACCACGGATATCTATATTGATGTTCTGGATTTCCTCCCAGAACGTATTGTTATCCAGGACTCAAGTTATGGACTAATCTGTTGTCGAAGTAGCTTTCCTTGTGATGTTCCTGTAATCTACGTCTGTAACCTGCTGAATAAGGAGTGGAAAGAACTTCAGTGGCCAAATCCTTCCAGAGAAAGCTGCATAACCTTGGTTTTTGATCCATTCAAGAATCCGATTGATGCATTCACAAAGTTTAAGGTTGTGATAGTTAGCCAAGATGAAACTAGCACAGAAGGAGATGGATGTTTCTCATTTAACATTTATTCATCAGAAACAGGAGAATGGAGAATATCCAGAGAGATTTGTCTTTGCAATCACAACATGCAGAAAAAGGGATGCATCTGTGTAACTGGGATTCTGTGTTGGCTTACTGATGGAGACGAAATCCTTATGTTTGATCCAGAAAATGAGATATCTTGGTTGATAATGGTACCACTCCCCACCACCCAGTTCAATCTAACACCCGAGATGTGCATAGGAGAAGCTGAAGGGAAGCTACATTACGCGTTGATATCCGAACACGGACTTCAACTGTGGGTGCTGAAGGATCATTTTACTTCTCAATGGGATCTTACTTTTACCATCTCTTTGGAATTGCTGGAAAAAGAAAACGACAAGTATCTGTTCAAGATAGCTGAAAAGTTGGCAAGAGACTATAATTCCGCGTATCCTTGGATAGGGACTCTAGCTTTCAAGAACAACATCTTGCTTATGAGGGTTGCAGCTGATATCTATTTGTATCAGTTTGATACAATGAAGATGCGACACCTCTGCAGCCTTTCTGCTCTTGCACCAAAGCCTTTCTTTTCTGCTACTGTTGTTCCATATACAATGAGCTTAGTTCCACTTGCTTAG